A region of the Terriglobales bacterium genome:
AAGTAAGCGGAAGAGCACATAGGAGGCTTGATGGTCATCGGCTATCTCTATGCAGTCCTGGCGATGTTGAGCATTGGCACTCTCGGTATTCTGAGCAAACTGGCCGATAAATGGCGCTGCACGCCGCTGAACACAACCCTGGTGTTGTTCGGGGGCTCGACTGTCTTCATGGCAGCGTATGTTGCTTTTGTTCAACAAGCATCTCTGGTACCTCCTTTTGCGGTAACGTCGACGGCTCTCTTTTTCGGGGCGCTGGCGGTCCTGGCCTTCTGGGTTTTTCTGTACGGCCTCCAGTTTGGAAAAATCACCAGCAGCTGGATTTTCATGAATCTTTCTGCAGTCGTTCCCGCCACGCTTTCGACGGTGCTTTATCACGAGAAAATCAGCGCGCTGAAAGCACTAATCCTCCTGCTGGTGGTCGCTTCCATCATTTTGCTGTGGAAAGACAAGCAGCAAGAGAGCAAGGCTGCGGAGAGCACGGCGGATGTTCCTGTGCGTTCGAATGTGAAGATTTGGATCACCGCGATGTTGGCTGCGTTCTTCCTCAACGGCATCTGTCCTTTCGGGTTGCGAGTTCTCGCAGGACGCGGATTGGCGGAGCAATATACTGCACCTTACCTGGTGTATTGGTATCTGGCAGGATTCCTGTTCGGGCTGCTTGGACTAATCCGATCGCGTTCAACGTTGTCGAGACCAAATTTGCTGATCGGGCTCGTAATGGCGGTCGCGAGTGTGGGCGGACAGTTCTTCATGGGACTTGCGCTCTCGCACGGAGTGCCGGGCAGCGTTGTGTACATGCTCGGAATGGGCGCAAGCATGTGCGTTGTGGTTTTCGGCGGCGCCATCTTCTTTCGCGAACGGATCGGAGCATTGGCAAAGGTTGGTATTACCGTTGGGCTCGCGGCAGCCATCCTGCTGGGAGCCGCGGGATAACGCTACTGCACGTTAGTTGGCAGGGCCCTTAGATAGTTCTCTCGTCGATAGGACGATGGTTTTGATCTGGTAGCGCTGCAACGGAACCGTGAAGGAATTGTCGTGCCACTCAACTGTTCCTAAGTAGTTTCCCAAAACGGATCCTGCAAACGCGCTCTTCAGGTGCACTCGTGAAAGCACAACCTTCGCAGTCACCGCTTCCGGCGTGAAATTTTGGACGCGAATCAGGTACTTCCCCGCTTCGTCCATCGGCGTCATTCCGATGATTGCCACTCCTCGCGGTGAAGCGGACATGAATCCAGTTCCCGAGGCCGGAAGGCTTGGCGTCCATCCCATGTTGTAATGGCGAAGCACAGTGAGTGGATTGCGTTCTTCGGCAGCGAGAGAAAAGGCGTCAGCCGCGACAAGATCTTTACCGCTGCTGATTGCGTAATGGAATTGGAACTGTCCACCTTGATGGCTGGGAGTGTCGGTGTACCAGTAATTGTTCATGGCGTAGGAGAAGACTGTGCTGCGATCGATTTTGATGGATTCCGGCCACAGCCCGCGATTGATGTCTTGCAGTGTGACGAGCGGCGCCTCTCTGGTTGCAAACGCAACGTTTATGTTCTTACCTTCTGCCCAGACGCCACCTTGCGTGGCGAACCATTGGCGGTTCGCGCCCGGCAACATGTCACGTTCTGGGTCGACCCAAGCCGTGGCCCCTTGATACATCATGCGAGGCTCTTCTAGCGCGAAGGGAAACGCAAAGTAAACTGCTTCTTTTTGTAACGTGTCCTCTTTCTCAATGCTGTTGTCGAAAATGATTTTCTTTTCGTTGCTCGGCAGGGTGATGGTGGTTTTGATTGCGGGCGTATTAGTGTTCTTCGCAAGGGTGGTTACAACGATGCCCCACGGAAAACGCACTGCAGTTGGTGCCCTTATTAACTTGGGCTCATGAACTTGAAGCTCGGGAAGGGGAAGCGTTATGTCAGCTGCGAGGATGCGATTGTCCTTCAGACTCCCCGGACGGAAGTTGCCAGGATCCCCGCCTGTTACGTAGAGATGCTCGTTGAGCTTATACGCCGAGGCTGGATCGACAAGGTCGGCATTCGTCGTTTTGTCGATCAGATCAACAATGGCGCCGCTGGTCGAATCCAGTTTTACACGATAGAAGTCGTTCTCAATCATTGGAGATCGCGGATCGAGGTCGAGTGGCTCGCCATTGGGAACAGAGCCCTTGGCGATCGGATAAAACCTGTACCCTACACCCGGAATGTCGCTCGCCCAGCAGCGCACCTGCTTGTATCCGAACGATTGCTGAATAGTGCCACAGGGAATCGGCCTCGAATTAGTGGGATCAACCAGCATTTCATCCATTTCGAGTTCAAAGTCGAAAAGGTCGCTTCGTGTCCAGCTTTCGCTGTTGAACACTACGGCGCCGGGCCGCCGGTCATCAATCAATTCCGCGATTTTGTCCAACGCGATTAGGCGAAGATCGCTGGAGGTCTGGTTTGCTGATTCTGCCCAGGACCGATGTGCGGCTTCGCCTCCGAGGGTTCTATAGCTGTAGGGGCGACGGAAGGAATTCGCATCGCTCCAGACGTATGAGTCCGCCAGCAGGATATTTCTCCATGTGGATTGGAACGGTTGCTCCTCGAATGTCAGATCGGGATTGAGCCACTGAGAAACACTCTCAAGTTTTTCGGCAGCAACGATCTGTGTCTGTGCTGCCCGAATTGTTGCCGCTGTGCGGGCGTCCGCTCCCGCTTCGTCTTCCCAATAAGAACCTGCGTCACCGCGGAGCGTTGTTATGCTGTCGCTGAAATTCTTGGTGATGTGGGTGAAGAAGTCGCGTTGCGTGCCCGCGATCATCTTCGGGAACTCATACTCCTTGTTCCATAGGTTCAATACATCGGCATCGCCCCAATACCGCATCGGGATCTCGTCGTTGTGGAGTCCGAACAGAAGCACGGCGTCGAACGGAAAGTCGGCGCGCTCGTACTGTGACAGGAACAGCGGTAAGGATCTCGTCATTCCGAAGAGCGAGGGAGCATATTGTCTTCGCTGCACCGATTCTTTGTTCCAGCCACCCCAGGTGATGTCGTCCACGGCCGTATAGGAAACGCCACTCCAGACGAGGATTTTGGATCCGGTGGGACTCTCCCAATAAAACGGTGACTTGAAATTCAGGAGACCAATGGGATTGAGCGCACCGCGAATGGGATCGCTGCCGTTGGTGAAGTATTTGATGCCGGCGTCGGCCAGAATCTGGGGTAGTGCCCATGTGACCGACGGTTCGTCCGTTTGCGATGCGGAATCCACGGGAAACCCATGCGTTTGGCCCGCACGCAAACCGAAGTCGAGGCTACGGAACAGTTCTTCTGCTGAGCATAATCCAGTGAAGAAGTTCGCATACAGTGCGTTGATTCCCCACTTGCCGCTTCGTAGATAGTCGAGGACCTGGCTTGATTTGTTCGCTGGCCTGGTCGCGAGGTAAGACTCAAGGTTCGCAGACGCGTCGAGCGTATATGAATAATCAGGGTAGGCCTTTTGAATCTCGAGCGTTTTGTCGATGAACCGGTTTTCCCATTCCAGGGTGCGCGCAGGGAAGTCGTTGTAGCCGAAGTCTGCCTGTTCCATCGGCAGCGCGTAAACCTTCCATTTGCGTTTTGGCTCGAAGGTGCCTTTCCAGACGGGCTGCGAATATCCAGAGAGGGTTAGCGTTGCTGCCGATGGTTTATCGAGGTCAGGTACCTCGACTGAAATAAAGACATCGCCGGGTGCACTGTGCTGGAATTGTCGTTCGACCTGCAAGGAATCTGCTTTCAGCGTGAGTTTTCTGCTTCCTAACTTTTTCTGGCTTCGAATCCGTATGTCTACCAGTTCCACCAACCCGCCCCCACTCTTCTTATAAAGCACACTCGGAGTGACTTCGGCTGTCACGACTGAATCGAGTTCTTGCGCCGAGTTGTTGGACAGTGACAGATAGTCGAAGTAGATGCCGAAGCCGTCCTCAAAACTCATCGTGAGGGTATTTCGCCCGGCTTGAAAGAGGCCTGAACGCAGTGGCAAATCTAGCGATTCATATCCGAAGTACTGAAGATTGCCGTCTCCTTCACCGCCGTTTGGCCACCACAGCTCCGGAGCTGGACGAGGGTTCAGCAGGTAAGTGCCTGCTGATTGTTCATTAATCACTAAAACGAGCCTGGGTGTGGCCGCACGCCGATACCGAAAAATCATCCCGAGGTGGAGCGTGAAAGTGCCGCGAGCAGCCGTGAGTTTGAATGTGATCGTCGACTGATGCGTGCGTCCGGTTTGTTCGTTGGCGCTCCTCGATACCCAGCCTTCCTGCATTGTGCTGGCGCGAACCTGGTTGTCCAATGATCCGGGCTGGTAAGCCGGCCAATATTTTGCCGAGTTATTCCCGACTTCGAATACAACATTCCCCTGCGGAAGGTTGGCAGTGTCGAACTCGCGAAAGGATCCGTCTTTCACGCCGATCGTGAAGACTTCGTGATTTGTCGGAATCGCGGGTTGGCTTCCAGCAAGCGAAGGGTTGCCGAGGAGAACAACCATGAATAAGATGCCGAGACTTATGCATCCGAGCCGAACACGATGATCGATCATAGATCAGATTCTACTTGCAATGTCCTGTTAAATGAAGTACAAAGTCGCCTACATCGGTTCATGATCGTTCAAACAAGAGTAGTTTGGAGCAGGCTCGATGGTCAGATCTCTTCCACGCCGTTCGTTATTCGTAGTCGTTGTCGTGTGCGGCCTCCTGTGTTGCTCATTAGAAGGACAGACGAACAGCCAGAAGTTGGTTCTGTCGGAAGCGACAGTTCGAGTGGATCCGAGCGAACCGAGCTATGTGCAATACGCAGCAAAGGACCTGACTTTGTACTTGTCCGGTATCACCGGGCAGTCTCCCAAACGCAAGAATGAGAAGAGCGGCGGCATAACGATCATTTTGGGGGAGAAAGCAGGGCGGAGTGCCGGCGTGGATCTCGGTTCACTGGATGATTTGGGCAACGAGGGGTTCCTGTTGCGGACCGTCAATCAGCGCGGCTCCAACTATCTAGTCGTTGCCGGACATGATCCCCACGGCACCAATGCCGGAATCGCAACGCTGATCCAAATGATCCGTGCCGATGGCACAGCTCCCTACGTAAATGGTGCTTTGGATGTGCGTAGCAAGCCGCAGTTTGCTGTCCGTGGTATCCACCTTAATGGATGGCCGCTGAAATACCCGTACGCCTTTCGCACATGGAAAGAAGAAGACTGGAAGCGATTTATTGACATCGCATGGGCGCAGAACGTCAACCTGTTCTATCTATGGCCTTTTATGGAAGTGATTCCTTTGCCCCTCTCCGCAGAGGACCGCGCATACCTTGAGGAAGTGAATCGTGTGGTCGAGTACGCGCAGAAGGAACGCGGAATGCAGGTCTGGATCATGCAGTCTGCAAATCGCATCGGCGTTACTGATTGCGGTTCTGCCGACCCAAGATATCGGACCTACTGGGTTGTTCCTGAATGTCAGAAGGACATGAATCCGGCAGACCCGAATGATTTCGCGTACATCATGAGTCATTTCGAGGCGCTTTATAAGGTGGTCAACAACGCCGACGGCTTCTGCATGATCGACTCTGATCCGGGCGGATGGCCAGGCAGTCCGCTGAGTGATCAAGCCAAGATCTTCAATGGGGCTCGGAAGTTGTTGAACCAGTACAGCGTTCATAGAGAACAAACAAAGTTGATCGATTGGATGTGGATAGGGTGGGGACGGCATCCGACGGGCGAGGATAGCGGCAAGAAGGCTGTCGATTTAATGCAGGACACGATTAAGAACTTTAAGAATATGGTGCCGGAACCATGGGAACTGATCGCCGGAATATCTCCGTACCTGGAATCTGCCAAGAGGGAATCGGTGTTGGATAAAACGACGTTCCTGGAGTATGGAGCGATCGAAATGGAGCCCGCGTTTCCCGCGACTAATACCGGGTTCGCGCCGGTCCAAAAAGTATTCGAAAAGGCCGCGGAGTATCCCGAGTTGAAAGGAATCATGGGGAACAACGAACTCATGGTCCTGCAACTGCCGCGAACTTTCTACTTCTTCAAAACGGCATGGGATTCCGGTTACAAAAAGCGCGATGAACGAGATGTCCTGCTCGACTTGGCTGAACAACTCTATCCCGGTCAGAAGGACCTGATCGCCGATGCCTTTGTAGGTCTGCGGGAATCCGACCCAGTAAAAGTTAACGCTGCCTTGACGGGCATTTCGGGTCTTGTGAATGCGCCCAGCGCAGTTCGCGCGGGAGCACTGAGTCGCTTCCTATTCCCGGATGCGCTGGCCGTCGCGAGAAATCTGGAAAAGCAGCTCCAGATCAGGGCCGCTCGTCAGGACTTCATCAAGGCCATGGACGGTACTCCCTCCGTACAGGAATCCAAACGCCTTCTGGAAGCGTATTTTGATCGATTGCTGGCGTGGAATCATGAGACGGGCTGGGACAAGATGATCGACATCACCATCTGGCGAACGCCGATTTACGAGCAGGGCAACGATCTCACCAAAGCGATGACGAAACTTAAGAAAGTGCTCTCGCAGGGCAAGTCGTACACAACATATACGCAGATCGATGACTTCCTCGCAGTCATAAGCGGAGATTTGACGAAGAAGTACGGTCGGGATTCGGTCATGATCGGTTGCGTTGAACCGTTCAAAGTATCGATGATTCAAGGATGGTAAGCGATGGTTTCCTGGCCTTCGAAACGCACTTTCAGTTTCCTGTTTTCTCAGAACGTCGGAGGAGTTCTGGCGACTCTCGCGTGCGTTTTTGGATGGTCTGGAACTGCGTCCGCACAGACTGAGATGCCGGCCCCAACGCTCGTCATTCCCCATGTTACTCATGCTCCAACGCTAGACGATTATGCCACTGGTAGACCGCGCGAGCGGGAGGTTGAGATCACTGAACTTCGGCAATGGACTCCGGGTGACGGCGACCCAGCAAGTCAGCCGACCAAAGTCTATTTG
Encoded here:
- a CDS encoding alpha-glucuronidase family glycosyl hydrolase, whose product is MVRSLPRRSLFVVVVVCGLLCCSLEGQTNSQKLVLSEATVRVDPSEPSYVQYAAKDLTLYLSGITGQSPKRKNEKSGGITIILGEKAGRSAGVDLGSLDDLGNEGFLLRTVNQRGSNYLVVAGHDPHGTNAGIATLIQMIRADGTAPYVNGALDVRSKPQFAVRGIHLNGWPLKYPYAFRTWKEEDWKRFIDIAWAQNVNLFYLWPFMEVIPLPLSAEDRAYLEEVNRVVEYAQKERGMQVWIMQSANRIGVTDCGSADPRYRTYWVVPECQKDMNPADPNDFAYIMSHFEALYKVVNNADGFCMIDSDPGGWPGSPLSDQAKIFNGARKLLNQYSVHREQTKLIDWMWIGWGRHPTGEDSGKKAVDLMQDTIKNFKNMVPEPWELIAGISPYLESAKRESVLDKTTFLEYGAIEMEPAFPATNTGFAPVQKVFEKAAEYPELKGIMGNNELMVLQLPRTFYFFKTAWDSGYKKRDERDVLLDLAEQLYPGQKDLIADAFVGLRESDPVKVNAALTGISGLVNAPSAVRAGALSRFLFPDALAVARNLEKQLQIRAARQDFIKAMDGTPSVQESKRLLEAYFDRLLAWNHETGWDKMIDITIWRTPIYEQGNDLTKAMTKLKKVLSQGKSYTTYTQIDDFLAVISGDLTKKYGRDSVMIGCVEPFKVSMIQGW
- a CDS encoding EamA family transporter, coding for MVIGYLYAVLAMLSIGTLGILSKLADKWRCTPLNTTLVLFGGSTVFMAAYVAFVQQASLVPPFAVTSTALFFGALAVLAFWVFLYGLQFGKITSSWIFMNLSAVVPATLSTVLYHEKISALKALILLLVVASIILLWKDKQQESKAAESTADVPVRSNVKIWITAMLAAFFLNGICPFGLRVLAGRGLAEQYTAPYLVYWYLAGFLFGLLGLIRSRSTLSRPNLLIGLVMAVASVGGQFFMGLALSHGVPGSVVYMLGMGASMCVVVFGGAIFFRERIGALAKVGITVGLAAAILLGAAG
- a CDS encoding polysaccharide lyase family protein, encoding MIDHRVRLGCISLGILFMVVLLGNPSLAGSQPAIPTNHEVFTIGVKDGSFREFDTANLPQGNVVFEVGNNSAKYWPAYQPGSLDNQVRASTMQEGWVSRSANEQTGRTHQSTITFKLTAARGTFTLHLGMIFRYRRAATPRLVLVINEQSAGTYLLNPRPAPELWWPNGGEGDGNLQYFGYESLDLPLRSGLFQAGRNTLTMSFEDGFGIYFDYLSLSNNSAQELDSVVTAEVTPSVLYKKSGGGLVELVDIRIRSQKKLGSRKLTLKADSLQVERQFQHSAPGDVFISVEVPDLDKPSAATLTLSGYSQPVWKGTFEPKRKWKVYALPMEQADFGYNDFPARTLEWENRFIDKTLEIQKAYPDYSYTLDASANLESYLATRPANKSSQVLDYLRSGKWGINALYANFFTGLCSAEELFRSLDFGLRAGQTHGFPVDSASQTDEPSVTWALPQILADAGIKYFTNGSDPIRGALNPIGLLNFKSPFYWESPTGSKILVWSGVSYTAVDDITWGGWNKESVQRRQYAPSLFGMTRSLPLFLSQYERADFPFDAVLLFGLHNDEIPMRYWGDADVLNLWNKEYEFPKMIAGTQRDFFTHITKNFSDSITTLRGDAGSYWEDEAGADARTAATIRAAQTQIVAAEKLESVSQWLNPDLTFEEQPFQSTWRNILLADSYVWSDANSFRRPYSYRTLGGEAAHRSWAESANQTSSDLRLIALDKIAELIDDRRPGAVVFNSESWTRSDLFDFELEMDEMLVDPTNSRPIPCGTIQQSFGYKQVRCWASDIPGVGYRFYPIAKGSVPNGEPLDLDPRSPMIENDFYRVKLDSTSGAIVDLIDKTTNADLVDPASAYKLNEHLYVTGGDPGNFRPGSLKDNRILAADITLPLPELQVHEPKLIRAPTAVRFPWGIVVTTLAKNTNTPAIKTTITLPSNEKKIIFDNSIEKEDTLQKEAVYFAFPFALEEPRMMYQGATAWVDPERDMLPGANRQWFATQGGVWAEGKNINVAFATREAPLVTLQDINRGLWPESIKIDRSTVFSYAMNNYWYTDTPSHQGGQFQFHYAISSGKDLVAADAFSLAAEERNPLTVLRHYNMGWTPSLPASGTGFMSASPRGVAIIGMTPMDEAGKYLIRVQNFTPEAVTAKVVLSRVHLKSAFAGSVLGNYLGTVEWHDNSFTVPLQRYQIKTIVLSTRELSKGPAN